One genomic window of Arachis hypogaea cultivar Tifrunner chromosome 8, arahy.Tifrunner.gnm2.J5K5, whole genome shotgun sequence includes the following:
- the LOC112706902 gene encoding pentatricopeptide repeat-containing protein At2g27610 produces MAICRYVLIPNASTISCVLKVCTNSFHGSVGLLNHVSVGTSLDDMYMKNEVVSDVKRVFYEMGHQNVLSWTSLLAGYSQNCQMQCEGYWPNQYTISTMIAALANEGEISTGIQVHAMVIKHGFETVTHVCNSLINMYSKSRMFNDAKAIFDDLENKDSVSWNSIIGGHVTNGHDSEALETFNQMQLAGAKPTCLTFATVIKLCASIRKLGLVRMLHCRVLKSGFFAHQNVTTALMVALSKCKEMDDAFSIFSLNQGVRDVVSWTAMVTGYLQNDRVDRAIDLFSRMRKEGVKPNHFTYSAILTVQHIAFVSQIHAEVIKTNYENSSSVGTALLDAFVKMGSTNDARKVFDRIEAKDIIAWSAILVGYTQTGETADAVKIFLQLTREGIKPNEYTFSSIINACAAPMASVEQGKQFHACAIKMRLNNALCVSSALVTMYAKRGNIESAHEVFKRQQERDLVSWNSMISGYAQHGQANKALEVFIKMQKQNMEMDVVTFVGVISACAHAGLVDKGEKYFNIMINDHHISPTVEHYSCMIDLYSRAGRLEKAIDIINGMPFTPGATIWRTLLAAARVHRNIELGKLAAENLVSLQPQHSAAYVLLSNMYAEAGNWREKANVRRLMDRRKVKKEPGYSWIEVKNKTYSFLAGDTSHPMSDNIYAKLSELIIRLRDAGYQPDTNYVFHDIEDEQKETVLSHHSERLAIAFGLIATNPGIPLQIVKNLRVCVDCHNFIKLVSLIEQRYIVVRDSNRFHHFKDGVCTCGDYW; encoded by the coding sequence TGTGTTCTCAAAGTTTGCACCAACTCCTTCCATGGCAGTGTTGGACTTTTAAACCATGTTAGTGTCGGAACTTCTCTAGATGATATGTACATGAAAAATGAGGTTGTTAGTGATGTGAAGAGAGTTTTTTACGAAATGGGCCACCAGAATGTGTTGTCATGGACTTCCTTGCTTGCCGGATATTCGCAGAATTGTCAAATGCAATGTGAGGGGTATTGGCCTAATCAGTATACAATTTCTACCATGATTGCTGCCTTGGCCAATGAAGGTGAGATTAGCACAGGAATTCAAGTTCATGCCATGGTTATAAAGCATGGTTTTGAGACAGTGACGCATGTGTGTAATTCTCTTATTAATATGTATTCAAAGTCAAGGATGTTTAATGATGCTAAAGCTATCTTTGATGATTTGGAGAATAAGGATTCAGTTTCTTGGAATAGTATTATTGGAGGACATGTGACAAATGGACATGATTCAGAAGCATTGGAAACTTTTAATCAAATGCAACTTGCAGGGGCTAAGCCTACTTGCTTGACATTTGCAACTGTTATCAAGTTATGTGCTAGCATTAGAAAATTGGGATTAGTAAGAATGCTGCATTGTAGGGTTCTAAAGAGTGGGTTTTTTGCTCACCAAAACGTCACAACTGCACTGATGGTTGCATTGAGCAAGTGCAAGGAGATGGATGATGCCTTTAGTATTTTTTCTTTGAACCAAGGAGTTCGAGATGTGGTATCATGGACTGCTATGGTTACTGGGTACTTGCAGAATGATCGAGTTGATCGGGCTATAGATTTGTTCTCTCGCATGAGGAAGGAAGGTGTTAAACCAAATCATTTCACGTATTCTGCCATCCTTACCGTGCAACATattgcttttgtttctcaaatacATGCAGAAGTTATCAAAACCAATTACGAGAATTCATCTTCAGTAGGTACTGCTCTTTTAGATGCTTTTGTTAAGATGGGAAGTACTAATGATGCTAGAAAAGTTTTTGATCGAATTGAAGCGAAGGACATAATAGCATGGTCAGCCATTTTAGTGGGGTATACACAAACAGGAgaaactgcagatgctgtcaaaaTCTTCCTCCAATTGACGAGGGAGGGGATTAAACCAAATGAGTATACCTTTTCTAGCATCATTAATGCCTGTGCTGCTCCAATGGCCTCAGTAGAACAAGGAAAACAATTCCACGCTTGTGCAATTAAAATGAGATTAAATAATGCTTTGTGTGTAAGTAGTGCTCTTGTTACCATGTATGCAAAGAGAGGCAATATTGAGAGTGCACATGAGGTTTTCAAAAGACAACAGGAGAGGGACTTGGTTTCATGGAACTCGATGATATCGGGATATGCGCAACATGGTCAGGCCAATAAAGCTTTAGAGGTATTCATCAAGATGCAAAAACAAAACATGGAAATGGATGTTGTAACATTTGTTGGCGTCATTTCCGCCTGCGCCCACGCCGGTCTAGTGGACAAGGGTGAAAAGTATTTCAACATAATGATTAATGATCACCACATTAGTCCAACAGTGGAGCACTATTCTTGCATGATTGATCTATATAGCCGTGCAGGGAGGTTGGAGAAAGCCATTGATATCATAAATGGAATGCCATTTACCCCAGGTGCAACCATTTGGCGTACTCTTTTGGCAGCTGCTAGAGTACACCGCAATATAGAGCTAGGAAAACTTGCAGCTGAAAATCTTGTTTCACTTCAGCCGCAACACTCAGCAGCTTATGTTCTGCTATCCAATATGTATGCTGAAGCAGGAAACTGGCGAGAAAAAGCTAATGTGAGGAGGCTAATGGACAGGAGAAAAGTGAAGAAAGAACCTGGTTATAGCTGGATTGAGGTGAAAAACAAAACCTATTCATTCTTGGCTGGTGACACATCACATCCTATGTCAGACAACATTTACGCTAAACTTTCAGAGTTGATTATCCGTTTGAGGGATGCAGGTTATCAGCCTGATACAAACTATGTGTTCCACGATATTGAAGATGAACAAAAAGAAACTGTTCTTTCTCACCATAGTGAAAGGTTGGCAATTGCCTTTGGGTTAATAGCTACAAATCCGGGAATTCCACTCCAGATTGTGAAGAACCTTAGGGTCTGTGTAGATTGTCACAACTTCATTAAGTTAGTATCACTCATTGAACAGAGATATATTGTTGTCAGGGACTCAAATCGGTTTCACCATTTCAAAGATGGTGTGTGCACATGTGGGGACTACTGgtga
- the LOC112706904 gene encoding protein SUPPRESSOR OF K(+) TRANSPORT GROWTH DEFECT 1 has protein sequence MYSYGSFKDQAIEYVKQAVQEDNAGNYAKAFPLYMNALEYFKTYLKYEPNLKMREAVQDKFTVYLRRAEEIRAVLDEGQPSHTYFRPVAKPGGCETGLNSAIKRENPNVKWSDVAGLERAKQAFQEAVILPLKFPQFFTGKQQQQRTFLLYGPSGTGKSYLAKAVATEVNFTFFSVSSSNLVSKWKSESAKLVSSLFQTARENAPAFIFIDEIDTLYGEGNENEASTKTKTELIVQMQDIGYTDQKILVIATTNAPFALDQPIRRRFDKRIYIPLPDLKARQHMFKVHLGDTPYNLTESDFEYLASRTEGFSGSDISICVEDVLLEPIRKTQDAMFFYENPEGMWTLCEPEQQGAVQTTMQELASKGLSSKILPTPVTRTDFEKILARKKPTVSKADLKVYERFTKEYGEEG, from the exons atgtatAGCTATGGTTCTTTCAAGGATCAGGCAATAGAGTACGTGAAGCAAGCAGTGCAAGAAGACAATGCCGGAAACTACGCAAAAGCGTTCCCTCTTTACATGAATGCCTTGGAGTACTTCAAGACCTACCTCAAGTATGAGCCCAACCTTAAGATGAGGGAAGCCGTCCAGGACAAGTTCACCGTGTACTTGCGCCGGGCCGAGGAGATCCGGGCTGTTCTCGATGAAGGACAGCCCAGTCATACCTACTTTCGGCCAGTTGCAAAGCCCGGTGGTTGTGAGACTGGGCTGAACTCAGCGATCAAAAGGGAAAATCCCAATGTGAAGTGGAGTGACGTGGCAGGATTGGAGAGAGCTAAGCAGGCCTTTCAGGAGGCTGTTATTTTGCCTTTGAAGTTCCCTCAGTTCTTTACTG gtaaacaacaacaacagagaaCTTTTTTGCTGTATGGACCATCTGGTACAGGGAAATCATATTTGGCTAAGGCCGTTGCAACAGAAGTTAACTTCACATTTTTCAG TGTTTCTTCATCAAACCTTGTATCAAAGTGGAAGAGTGAAAGTGCAAAGTTGGTTTCAAGCCTTTTCCAAACGGCTAGAGAAAATGCTCCTGCTTTCATTTTTATTGATGAGATAGATACCCTTTATGGAGAAGGCAATGAGAATGAAGCTTCAACAAAAACTAAAACAGAACTCATCGTACAGATGCAG GATATAGGATACACTGATCAGAAAATTCTGGTTATTGCAACAACAAATGCACCCTTCGCTTTGGACCAG CCAATAAGACGGCGGTTTGATAAGCGTATATACATCCCGCTACCAGACTTGAAGGCTCGCCAACACATGTTCAAG GTGCATTTAGGAGATACTCCTTATAACTTGACTGagagtgattttgaatacttGGCGAGCAGGACAGAGGGATTTTCTGGTTCAGATATATCCATCTGT GTGGAGGATGTTTTATTGGAACCTATTCGGAAAACCCAAGATGCCATGTTCTTCTATGAGAATCCTGAGGGGATGTGGACCCTTTGTGAACCAGAACAACAAGGTGCTGTGCAAACTACAATGCAGGAGCTTGCTTCAAAAGGACTTTCTTCTAAG aTCCTTCCAACCCCAGTTACTAGAACAGATTTTGAGAAGATACTTGCTAGGAAAAAACCTACAGTAAGCAAAGCTGATCTTAAGGTTTATGAAAGATTCACCAAGGAGTATGGAGAGGAAGGTTAA